In Methylotenera sp. L2L1, the following proteins share a genomic window:
- a CDS encoding sensor domain-containing diguanylate cyclase — MEQKLTSLEIARQTLIQLSKSQRPPTPENYRQVYDEIAGVASSNSKAILDNTLNKVLLEKSKDNAKYATVAKRISSLIDKHDAVNLDKQLRALISNDGENEDDIQWGTLLRYLLKQLELNHTGLTASTKKDGLNRIISTFGNDPSQLAEKIQTLVTSWGEGKAVSIEIPPNDISKPNHNGQPSNKDDAPLPIHNHTDKSDVNHAETAVAWRDILIRTIRILVLPKFTDSPSAANRVEELIKEAEAAQTLEQINQLNGALRSTLLRAEMQTDAQRRMQEALVEILRLLVASMADLTIEDQWLHAQIVIVKEIISKPLKIDTVYNAESSLKDLIFKQAQIKPGLIEAKETLRSMVSTFVSRLADITTSTGSYQNKIQQYHTQINEIEDISELNTILESLVGDIGEMNNEAKANHVTLLASQKKAEEAEKKINELTLKLDYISEAAHEDFLTGALNRRGMDEALVREFERSDRHGTPLSLAMLDVDHFKKINDTMGHSTGDKALAHLSKVVKNILRSTDVLARYGGEEFVILLPGSNQKDAVTVVSGLQRDLTKNFFLHNNERILITFSAGVAERLYGETVDSVLPRADAALYLAKQSGRNRVVGAEQPVANVE, encoded by the coding sequence ATGGAACAGAAACTAACCTCACTTGAAATTGCTCGCCAGACGCTAATTCAGCTATCAAAAAGCCAAAGACCACCCACACCTGAGAACTACAGACAAGTTTACGATGAAATTGCTGGCGTGGCCTCATCAAACAGCAAAGCGATTTTAGACAATACCTTGAACAAGGTACTGTTAGAGAAAAGTAAAGATAACGCTAAATACGCAACGGTTGCAAAAAGAATTTCCAGCTTGATCGACAAACATGATGCGGTTAATTTGGATAAGCAACTTCGTGCGCTGATTTCTAACGATGGTGAAAACGAGGATGACATTCAGTGGGGCACACTATTACGCTACTTACTCAAGCAGCTAGAACTTAATCATACAGGGTTAACGGCCTCAACCAAAAAAGACGGCTTAAATCGCATCATCTCAACCTTTGGAAACGACCCTTCTCAGCTAGCGGAGAAGATTCAGACGCTTGTAACCTCATGGGGCGAAGGCAAAGCTGTGAGCATTGAAATACCTCCCAATGACATTTCCAAACCAAACCATAATGGGCAACCATCTAACAAAGATGACGCGCCACTGCCTATACATAATCATACGGATAAAAGTGATGTCAATCACGCAGAAACCGCTGTCGCTTGGCGCGACATACTGATTAGGACGATCAGGATTCTTGTCCTACCTAAATTCACAGACTCACCGAGTGCCGCTAACCGTGTTGAGGAGTTAATTAAAGAAGCTGAAGCCGCACAAACGCTTGAGCAAATTAACCAACTAAACGGTGCTTTACGGTCCACCCTGCTGCGAGCAGAAATGCAAACAGATGCTCAGCGTAGGATGCAAGAAGCTTTGGTTGAAATATTGCGACTACTAGTTGCCAGCATGGCTGATTTAACCATTGAAGACCAATGGTTACATGCTCAAATTGTAATCGTGAAAGAAATTATTTCAAAACCGCTCAAAATTGACACTGTCTATAACGCAGAAAGTAGCCTAAAAGATCTCATTTTCAAGCAGGCTCAGATTAAACCTGGCCTGATTGAAGCAAAAGAAACACTGAGAAGCATGGTGAGCACATTTGTGAGCCGGCTGGCTGACATTACAACCTCGACAGGTAGCTACCAAAACAAGATTCAGCAATACCATACTCAAATCAACGAGATTGAGGATATCTCTGAACTCAACACTATCTTAGAAAGCTTAGTGGGTGATATTGGTGAAATGAACAATGAGGCAAAAGCCAATCACGTTACGCTCTTAGCGTCACAGAAAAAAGCAGAAGAAGCCGAAAAGAAAATCAACGAACTAACGCTGAAACTTGATTATATTAGTGAAGCTGCACATGAGGACTTTTTAACCGGCGCATTAAATAGGCGCGGCATGGATGAGGCACTTGTTCGTGAATTTGAGCGGTCTGACAGGCATGGTACGCCACTATCGCTAGCAATGCTAGACGTTGACCACTTTAAGAAAATTAACGACACCATGGGACATTCAACTGGCGATAAAGCGCTCGCCCATTTATCCAAGGTCGTTAAGAACATTTTACGTAGCACGGATGTGCTAGCGCGCTATGGCGGTGAGGAGTTTGTTATTTTACTGCCAGGCTCAAATCAAAAAGACGCCGTCACTGTGGTTTCAGGCTTGCAGCGCGACTTAACAAAAAACTTCTTCTTGCACAATAATGAGCGCATACTCATTACCTTTAGTGCAGGGGTTGCAGAGCGATTGTATGGAGAAACAGTTGATAGTGTGCTACCTCGCGCGGATGCGGCCTTATATTTGGCAAAACAATCTGGTCGAAACCGTGTCGTAGGGGCGGAGCAACCAGTCGCTAATGTTGAATAG
- a CDS encoding cold-shock protein has protein sequence MATGLVKWFNDSKGFGFITPDAGGDDLFAHFSAINDSGYKSLKENDRVSFDVTDGPKGKQASNIQKV, from the coding sequence ATGGCAACAGGTTTAGTAAAATGGTTTAATGACTCTAAAGGTTTTGGTTTCATTACTCCTGACGCAGGTGGTGACGATTTATTCGCACATTTCTCAGCTATCAACGATAGCGGCTACAAAAGTTTGAAAGAAAACGATCGCGTATCTTTCGACGTGACTGACGGACCAAAAGGTAAACAAGCTTCTAACATTCAGAAGGTTTAG
- the infA gene encoding translation initiation factor IF-1 produces MAKEELIEMSGVVMEILPDSRYRVTLDNGHTLVAYTGGKMKKNHIRILAGDKVTLELSPYDVNNGRITFRHIDSHHTYTPRKKSY; encoded by the coding sequence ATGGCAAAAGAAGAGTTAATTGAAATGAGCGGTGTGGTGATGGAGATTTTACCTGATTCACGTTATCGCGTGACATTAGATAATGGCCACACCTTGGTAGCATATACCGGTGGTAAGATGAAAAAAAACCACATTCGTATTTTAGCGGGCGATAAAGTTACGCTAGAGTTGTCTCCGTATGATGTGAACAATGGACGCATCACATTTAGACATATAGATAGTCACCATACTTATACCCCTAGAAAAAAATCGTATTAA